A window of the Blastopirellula sediminis genome harbors these coding sequences:
- a CDS encoding DUF1501 domain-containing protein: MTTPFRQSLPRRSFLADMGMGFTGLALGAMLQQDGVARADWAPPTGKPHFTPKAKSVIWLFMNGGVSHMESFDPKPMLTKYSGKTIAETPFADTQDPKKLAIERLVAPDGNGMQRNKLYPLQVGYKQHGESGIEVSDWFPHIAGQVDKLSIVRSMWTTDSNHGAQSQFHTGRHLNDGAFPTLGAWVHYGLGSLNDNLPQFISIGKREYWNKRDGQYLGPAHDAVPLRVDPNNPLDYSRSATNVSADAQVIGQDLLRKLNAQRGIEYPHDPDMAARIAAYELAFRMQTSIPDIVDFSQETPETLALYGVDQPHCKEFGMQLLAARRMVEKGVRFVQIQHGGGGAGAWDAHGGLKSNHESNARKVDQPIGGLLHDLDRRGLLDETLVVFCSEFGRTPGTQGSDGRDHHIFGFSVWMAGGGLKRGVVHGSTDEIGFHAVENRHYVTDVHATILHQLGLDSRQLEVPGRKRVEIDHGRPIQEIIA, translated from the coding sequence ATGACTACGCCGTTTCGCCAAAGCTTGCCGCGTCGATCGTTTCTGGCCGACATGGGAATGGGATTCACCGGGCTCGCCTTGGGAGCGATGTTGCAGCAGGATGGAGTCGCTCGCGCCGATTGGGCGCCTCCGACCGGCAAACCTCATTTTACGCCGAAGGCGAAAAGCGTCATCTGGCTCTTCATGAACGGCGGCGTCAGTCATATGGAGTCGTTCGATCCGAAGCCGATGCTGACCAAGTACAGCGGCAAGACGATCGCTGAAACGCCGTTCGCCGACACGCAAGACCCGAAGAAGCTAGCCATCGAACGTCTGGTCGCCCCCGACGGCAACGGGATGCAGCGCAACAAGCTTTACCCGCTGCAAGTCGGCTACAAGCAGCATGGCGAAAGCGGCATCGAAGTGAGCGATTGGTTTCCGCATATCGCCGGCCAGGTCGACAAGCTGTCGATCGTCCGCTCGATGTGGACGACCGACAGCAACCATGGCGCCCAGTCGCAGTTTCATACCGGCCGCCATTTGAATGACGGCGCGTTTCCGACGCTTGGCGCCTGGGTTCATTACGGATTGGGTTCGCTCAACGACAATTTGCCCCAGTTCATCTCGATCGGTAAACGGGAATACTGGAACAAGCGCGACGGCCAATACCTGGGGCCCGCACATGACGCCGTGCCGCTCCGCGTTGATCCGAACAATCCGCTCGACTACAGCCGCTCGGCGACCAATGTTTCGGCCGACGCGCAAGTCATCGGCCAAGACTTGCTCCGCAAGCTGAACGCTCAGCGGGGAATCGAGTATCCGCATGACCCGGACATGGCCGCGCGGATCGCGGCGTACGAACTGGCGTTTCGGATGCAAACGTCGATTCCCGATATCGTCGACTTCTCGCAGGAAACGCCTGAAACGTTGGCGCTCTACGGCGTCGATCAGCCGCACTGCAAAGAATTCGGCATGCAATTGTTAGCGGCTCGCCGAATGGTCGAAAAGGGAGTTCGCTTCGTCCAGATCCAACATGGCGGCGGCGGCGCCGGCGCGTGGGACGCGCACGGCGGTCTCAAATCGAATCACGAGTCGAACGCCCGCAAGGTCGACCAGCCGATCGGCGGTTTGCTGCATGATCTCGATCGACGAGGCCTGCTCGACGAAACGCTGGTCGTCTTCTGTTCCGAGTTTGGCCGCACGCCGGGGACCCAGGGCTCGGATGGTCGCGACCATCATATCTTCGGCTTTTCGGTTTGGATGGCTGGCGGCGGACTCAAACGCGGCGTCGTGCATGGCTCTACCGACGAAATCGGCTTCCATGCGGTCGAAAACCGTCACTACGTCACCGACGTTCACGCCACGATCTTGCATCAGTTGGGGCTCGATTCGCGCCAACTTGAAGTGCCCGGGCGCAAGCGGGTCGAAATCGACCATGGCCGCCCGATTCAAGAGATCATCGCCTAA
- a CDS encoding sulfotransferase: MSNLKTITVVSGLPRSGTSLMMQMIDRGGIGALTDEIRTADRDNPKGYYEFEPVKKTKNDASWMDRAHGKVVKMVSSLLYDLPSTEHYNVVFMRRDIDEILDSQEKMLVRLGKPVADRDAIRTAYDVHLKRLFDWLPQQKHLHLLELSYNELLADPAAQVDKLNAFLGGELNTAAMLAAIDPGLYRNRSPQTA, translated from the coding sequence ATGTCCAACCTAAAAACCATCACGGTCGTCTCGGGGCTCCCGCGTAGCGGCACTTCGTTGATGATGCAAATGATCGACCGCGGCGGAATCGGCGCGCTCACCGACGAAATCCGGACCGCCGATCGAGACAATCCGAAGGGATACTACGAGTTCGAGCCAGTCAAAAAGACCAAGAACGACGCCAGCTGGATGGACCGGGCGCACGGAAAAGTAGTGAAGATGGTCTCTTCGCTGCTTTACGATCTTCCGTCGACAGAGCATTACAACGTCGTCTTCATGCGCCGCGATATCGACGAAATCCTCGACTCGCAGGAAAAGATGCTTGTCCGCCTCGGCAAACCAGTCGCCGATCGTGACGCGATTCGCACCGCCTATGACGTTCACTTGAAGCGGCTCTTCGATTGGCTCCCGCAGCAAAAACATCTGCATTTGCTGGAACTGAGCTACAACGAATTGCTTGCCGATCCGGCGGCTCAGGTCGACAAACTGAACGCGTTTCTCGGCGGAGAACTAAATACCGCCGCAATGCTGGCCGCGATCGATCCGGGACTTTACCGCAACCGGAGCCCGCAGACCGCCTAG
- a CDS encoding alkaline phosphatase family protein, whose product MSEPKSNISRRTLLTGAALAAGAGATAGASYWLGSVSRVSHSFGKKVIVIGVDGMDPRLCRKLMNEGKMPNMKRMAAAGGFSNLGTSCPPQSPVAWANFINGAGPGSHGIFDFIHRHPHEQCAPFFSAAETIPGQGAIEIGDHQLQLDFWPFNHQPPQTVLRRQGVPFWDFLDSQRISSVFYDLPSNYPPSPSEYGHHKCVCGMGTPDMLGSYGTYQYFSEDTPAGGVEEGGGKRSRIEFEGRSARITLVGPENSMLKLPVPVTIDVDVHRDTESGTALLVVQGKKILLKPGEWSRWTKLDFSLSAPTPLPSQHASGICRFYLQEIGPNFRLYVTPINVDPSKPAVQLSEPEDFISNVSNDLGLFYTTGFQEDHKARSNGVFDDDEFRRQATNVLEERLALFEYAVENYDDGLLFFYFSSSDLQSHMFWWEGEEDPKHPTRTSKEAASRYQYVKELYQRLDQIIGDINDRYGDKATIYVMSDHGFANFGRQFNVNSWLRDLGYLNSRECTSILVDCDWSRTRAYGMGINGLYLNLKGRERDGIVEPGEEQEKLTRQLIARLKAVRDYNGKQVIRNVYRSSEIYSGEATTLAPDLIIGYARGYRASWETCLGELTPDVLLDNTSAWSADHCADALEVPGILCCNKPFVATDPSLVDIAPSILHDFGIATPSTMTGRSIFQS is encoded by the coding sequence ATGAGCGAACCGAAAAGCAACATTTCGCGCCGCACCTTGCTGACCGGCGCTGCATTGGCCGCCGGCGCCGGAGCGACGGCCGGGGCTTCCTACTGGCTTGGCAGCGTTAGTCGCGTCTCGCACAGTTTCGGCAAAAAGGTGATTGTCATCGGCGTCGACGGCATGGACCCGCGTCTCTGCCGCAAGCTGATGAACGAAGGCAAAATGCCGAATATGAAGCGGATGGCGGCCGCCGGCGGCTTTAGCAATCTCGGCACCAGCTGTCCGCCGCAAAGCCCAGTCGCTTGGGCCAACTTCATAAATGGCGCTGGTCCCGGTTCGCACGGCATCTTCGACTTCATCCATCGCCACCCGCACGAACAATGTGCGCCCTTCTTCTCGGCAGCCGAAACGATTCCCGGCCAAGGCGCTATTGAAATCGGCGACCATCAGTTGCAACTCGACTTCTGGCCCTTCAATCATCAGCCGCCGCAAACCGTGTTGCGCCGGCAAGGGGTTCCCTTTTGGGACTTCCTCGACTCACAACGAATTTCGTCGGTGTTCTATGATCTCCCTTCAAACTACCCGCCGAGCCCGTCCGAGTATGGTCACCACAAATGCGTCTGCGGCATGGGGACGCCTGATATGCTCGGCTCGTACGGCACTTACCAATATTTCAGTGAGGACACTCCCGCTGGTGGGGTCGAAGAAGGAGGCGGAAAACGAAGCCGCATCGAGTTCGAAGGGAGATCGGCCCGCATCACTCTGGTCGGCCCCGAGAACAGCATGCTGAAGCTGCCGGTTCCGGTCACGATCGACGTCGACGTTCATCGCGATACCGAATCCGGAACGGCGCTGCTGGTTGTGCAGGGGAAGAAGATCCTGTTGAAGCCTGGAGAGTGGAGCCGCTGGACGAAGCTCGACTTCTCCCTGTCGGCGCCGACGCCGTTACCTTCGCAGCATGCGAGCGGAATCTGCCGGTTCTATCTGCAAGAGATCGGACCGAATTTCCGGCTTTACGTGACGCCGATCAATGTCGATCCGTCGAAGCCGGCGGTGCAGCTCTCAGAACCGGAAGACTTTATCTCGAACGTCTCGAATGATCTCGGGCTGTTTTACACGACCGGCTTCCAGGAAGACCATAAGGCGCGCTCCAACGGAGTCTTCGACGATGACGAATTCCGTCGCCAGGCGACCAACGTGCTGGAAGAACGGCTGGCGCTGTTTGAGTACGCCGTCGAAAACTACGATGACGGGCTGTTGTTCTTCTACTTCTCCAGCAGCGATCTGCAGTCGCACATGTTCTGGTGGGAAGGAGAAGAGGATCCGAAGCACCCGACCCGTACCAGTAAAGAAGCGGCCAGTCGCTATCAGTACGTGAAAGAGCTCTATCAGCGGCTCGATCAAATCATCGGCGATATCAACGACCGGTACGGCGACAAAGCGACGATCTACGTGATGAGCGATCATGGCTTCGCCAACTTCGGCCGCCAGTTCAACGTCAATTCGTGGCTTCGTGATCTTGGATATTTGAACTCACGCGAATGCACTTCGATCTTGGTCGATTGCGACTGGTCGCGCACGCGTGCTTATGGCATGGGAATCAACGGTCTCTATCTCAACCTGAAAGGACGGGAGCGAGACGGGATCGTCGAGCCGGGGGAAGAGCAGGAAAAGCTGACGCGGCAACTGATCGCGCGATTGAAGGCGGTTCGCGACTACAACGGCAAGCAAGTGATCCGGAACGTCTATCGTTCGAGCGAGATCTATTCTGGCGAAGCGACGACGCTTGCTCCGGACTTAATCATCGGCTATGCGCGCGGGTACCGCGCTTCGTGGGAAACCTGTTTGGGAGAACTGACGCCGGACGTGTTGCTCGACAATACGTCGGCCTGGAGCGCCGACCACTGCGCCGATGCGCTCGAAGTCCCCGGCATTTTGTGCTGCAACAAACCGTTTGTCGCAACCGATCCGTCGCTGGTCGACATCGCCCCGTCGATCCTGCACGATTTCGGCATCGCGACGCCGAGCACCATGACCGGACGCAGCATTTTTCAATCGTAA
- a CDS encoding alkaline phosphatase family protein: MPMLNFTFDFTPLAYIGPGAGFALAGSFLAVFGAIASAISMLLLWPLRRVVRVLRRKKPPQPPKYRRVVVLGLDGLDHGLTSRLLSEGKLPNLAKLQQRGSFHSLASTLPPISPVAWSTFQTGVNPGKHNIFDFLTPDLATYQPKLSSVEIRTASKSIGIGRFKWQYQKPDVRMLRKSKPFWSVLSDYGIFNCIIRVPITFPPEKLRGVQLSAMCVPDLRGTQGTFSQFTTRAKEEGVKTGGEVHYVTREGKKVQCELLGPPNPNDPTNGALTAPFRVEVIDDSHAWLHLNGAKHKLTKGVHTDWLTVHFKAGWGVSINGICRFMLLETDPEFGLYVTPINIDPENPAMAIGYPAVYPIYLAKKQGPYATLGLAEDTWSLSEQVIEDEHFLQQCMDIDVERETMFFDSLDKVRQGLCVCVFDGTDRMQHMFWRYLDKLHPARPAHVPAKLENAIEDLYVRMDGLVGRTMAKCDDGNTLLLVLSDHGFNTFRRGIDLNRWLEENGYLTVDDDRRGEDYLAGIDWSKTKAFALGLTGIFLNLEGKYEHGIVAPGEEAETLKAELVAKLNELVDPQTGTKGIRRTYQAARAYRGGYKENAPDLIVGYESGYRISWDAAVGRTSTKVFHDNTKAWSGDHCVDPSVVPGILFSSDPIAAQAPRLLDLAPTILKLFGCPIPEYMDGKPLEFGEQTPAVEVQEKRIAETPVKVAS, encoded by the coding sequence ATGCCGATGCTGAACTTCACCTTCGATTTCACGCCGCTCGCCTATATCGGTCCTGGCGCCGGCTTCGCGCTGGCCGGCTCGTTTCTGGCCGTTTTCGGCGCGATCGCTTCGGCGATCTCGATGTTGCTTTTGTGGCCGCTGCGGCGCGTCGTGCGTGTGCTGCGAAGGAAGAAGCCGCCGCAGCCGCCAAAGTATCGCCGCGTCGTGGTGCTGGGGCTCGATGGTCTTGATCATGGGCTGACCTCGCGTCTGCTAAGCGAAGGAAAGCTGCCGAATCTGGCAAAGCTTCAGCAGCGCGGTAGCTTTCATTCGCTCGCCAGCACGTTGCCTCCGATCTCCCCGGTCGCCTGGTCGACGTTTCAAACCGGCGTGAACCCCGGCAAGCACAACATCTTCGACTTTCTGACGCCTGACTTAGCGACCTACCAGCCGAAACTGAGCTCGGTCGAAATCCGCACCGCCAGCAAATCGATCGGCATCGGGCGTTTCAAGTGGCAATATCAAAAGCCCGACGTGCGGATGCTTCGCAAGAGCAAGCCGTTTTGGAGCGTGTTGAGCGACTACGGCATCTTCAACTGCATCATCCGCGTGCCGATTACCTTTCCGCCTGAGAAACTGCGCGGCGTCCAGCTCTCGGCGATGTGCGTTCCTGACCTGCGCGGGACGCAAGGAACGTTTTCGCAGTTCACCACGCGGGCGAAGGAAGAAGGAGTCAAAACCGGCGGTGAAGTCCATTACGTGACCCGAGAAGGAAAGAAAGTTCAGTGCGAGTTGCTCGGCCCGCCGAATCCCAACGATCCGACCAACGGCGCCCTCACTGCGCCGTTTCGCGTCGAGGTCATCGACGATTCGCACGCTTGGCTACATCTGAACGGGGCCAAGCACAAGCTGACGAAGGGAGTTCACACCGACTGGTTGACCGTTCACTTTAAAGCGGGCTGGGGCGTTTCGATCAACGGCATCTGCCGCTTCATGCTGCTCGAAACCGATCCCGAGTTCGGTCTGTACGTTACGCCGATCAACATCGATCCCGAAAACCCGGCGATGGCGATCGGCTATCCGGCGGTCTATCCGATCTACCTGGCCAAAAAGCAAGGTCCCTACGCGACGCTCGGTCTGGCCGAAGATACGTGGAGTCTGAGCGAGCAGGTGATCGAAGACGAACACTTCCTGCAGCAATGCATGGATATCGACGTCGAACGAGAAACGATGTTCTTCGACAGCCTCGACAAGGTTCGCCAAGGGCTGTGCGTCTGCGTCTTCGACGGAACCGACCGGATGCAGCATATGTTCTGGCGGTATCTCGACAAGTTGCACCCTGCCCGGCCGGCGCATGTTCCGGCGAAGCTGGAGAACGCGATCGAAGATTTGTATGTGCGGATGGATGGACTTGTTGGCCGGACGATGGCCAAGTGCGACGACGGCAACACGCTGCTGCTGGTTCTGTCGGACCATGGCTTTAACACGTTCCGCCGCGGCATCGACTTGAATCGGTGGCTCGAAGAAAACGGCTATCTGACGGTCGACGACGACCGCCGCGGCGAAGATTATCTGGCCGGCATCGACTGGAGCAAAACGAAAGCGTTCGCCCTCGGCCTGACCGGCATCTTTTTGAATCTGGAAGGGAAGTACGAGCACGGAATCGTCGCCCCCGGCGAAGAGGCCGAAACGCTCAAGGCCGAATTGGTCGCGAAGCTCAACGAACTGGTTGACCCGCAAACCGGCACGAAGGGGATTCGCCGCACTTACCAGGCCGCTCGCGCCTATCGCGGCGGATACAAGGAAAACGCCCCCGACTTGATCGTCGGCTACGAGAGCGGTTATCGGATCTCGTGGGACGCGGCGGTCGGACGAACAAGCACCAAGGTATTCCACGACAACACGAAGGCGTGGAGCGGCGATCATTGCGTCGATCCGTCGGTCGTCCCGGGCATTTTGTTCAGCAGCGATCCGATCGCCGCCCAGGCGCCCCGTTTGCTTGATCTGGCGCCGACCATTCTCAAACTGTTCGGCTGTCCGATTCCCGAATACATGGATGGTAAACCGCTCGAGTTTGGCGAGCAAACGCCGGCGGTTGAAGTTCAGGAAAAGCGGATCGCCGAAACTCCCGTGAAGGTGGCGTCATGA